One genomic segment of Deltaproteobacteria bacterium includes these proteins:
- a CDS encoding cold-shock protein: MAFGTVKWFNDAKGFGFITEEGGEDIFVHFSEIKGEGFRTLAEGQRVEFEVTSGPKGKKAANVRKA; this comes from the coding sequence ATGGCATTCGGCACGGTAAAATGGTTCAACGACGCAAAGGGGTTCGGGTTCATCACGGAAGAGGGCGGGGAGGACATCTTCGTCCACTTCAGCGAGATCAAGGGAGAGGGGTTCCGGACCCTCGCCGAGGGGCAGCGGGTGGAGTTCGAGGTCACCTCCGGCCCGAAGGGGAAAAAGGCGGCGAACGTCCGCAAGGCCTGA